The following proteins are encoded in a genomic region of Pan troglodytes isolate AG18354 chromosome 2, NHGRI_mPanTro3-v2.0_pri, whole genome shotgun sequence:
- the XIRP1 gene encoding xin actin-binding repeat-containing protein 1 isoform X1 yields the protein MADTQTQVAPTPTMRMATAEDLPLPPPPALEDLPLPPPKESFSKFHQQRQASELRRLYRHIHPELRKNLAEAVAEDLAEVLGSEEPTEGDVQCMRWIFENWRLDAIGDHERPAAKEPVLCGDVQATSRKFEEGSFANSTDQEPTRPQPGGGDVRAARWLFETKPLDELTGQAKELEATVREPAASGDVQGTRMLFETRPLDRLGSRPSLQEQSPLELRSEIQELKGDVKKTVKLFQTEPLCAIQDAEGAIHEVKAACREEIQSNAVRSARWLFETRPLDAINQDPSQVRVIRGISLEEGARPDVSATRWIFETQPLDAIREILVDEKDFQPSPDLIPPGPDVQQQRHLFETRALDTLKGDEEAGAEAPPKEEVVPGDVRSTLWLFETKPLDAFRDKVQVGHLQRVNPQDGEGHLSSDSSSALPFSQSAPQRDGLKGDVKTFKNLFETLPLDSIGQGEVLAHGSPSREEGTDSAGQAQGIGSPVYAMQDSKGRLHALTSVSREQIVGGDVQGYRWMFETQPLDQLGRSPSTIDVVRGITRQEVVAGDVGTARWLFETQPLEMIHQREQQERQKEEGKSQGDPQPEAPPKGDVQTIRWLFETCPMSELAEKQGSEVTDPTAKAEAQSCTWMFKPQPVDRPVGSREQHLQVSQVPAGERQTDRHVFETEPLQASGRPCGRGPVRYCSRVEIPSGQVSRQKEVFQALEAGKKEEQEPRVIAGSIPAGSVHKFTWLFENCPMGSLAAESIQGGNLLEEQPMSPSGNRMQESQETAAEGTLRTLHATPGILHHGGILMEARGPGELCLAKYVLSGTGQGHPYIRKEELVSGELPRIICQVLRRPDVDQQGLLVQEDPTGQLQLKPLRLPTPGSSGNIEDMDPELQQLLACGLGTSVARTGLVMQETEQGLVALTAYSLQPRLTSKASERSSVQLLASCIDKGDLSGLHSLRWEPPADPSPMPASEGAQSLPPTESIIHVPPLDPSMGMGHLRASGATPCPPQAIGKAVPLAGEAAAPAQLQNTEKQEDSHSGQKGMAVLGKSEGATTTPPGPGAPDLLAAMQSLRMATAEAQSLHQQVLNKHKQGPTPTATSNPIQDGLRKAGATQSNIRPGGGSDPRIPAAPRKVSREEQALPRGLPGGWVTIQDGIYTAHPVRTFDPPRGVQLSQREPQSRHRETAFSVQAPRPLQGGPGQSTGPGREEPGGCTQMAWGPPGKAMAEVCPGGLQAAETTLKTAPLGRHILASGPQAAGASPHPHNAFVPPPPTLPAAVTGPDFPAGAHRDEDSIQQASEPLKDPLLHSHSSPAGQRTPGGSQTKTPKLDPTMPPKKKPQLPPKPAHLTQSHPPQRLPKPLPLSPSFSSEVGQREHQRGERDTAIPQPANVPTTVDQGHIPLARCPSGHSQPSLQHGLSTTAPRPTKNQATGSNAQSSEPPKLNALNCDPTSPQWGLGPSGEQPMEGSHQGAPESPDSLQRNQKELQGLLNQVQALEKEAASSVDVQALQRFFEAMPQLGGAAPQAPAAHQKPEASVEQAFGELTRVSTEVAQLKEQTLARLLDIEEAVHKALSSMSSLQPEASARGHFQGPPKDHSAHKISVTVSSSARPSGSGQEVGGQTAVKNQAKVECHTEAQSQVKIRNHTEARGHTASTAPSTRRQETSREYLCPPRVLPSSRDSPSSPTFISIQSATRKPLETPSFKGNPDVSVKSTQLAQDIGQALLHQKGVQDKTGKKDVTQCSVQPEPAPPSASPLPRGRQKSVLELQTGPGSSQHYGAMRTVTEQYEEVDQFGNTVLMSSTTVTEQAEPPRNPGSHLGLRASPLLRQFLHSPAGFSSDLTEAETVQVSCSYSQPAAQ from the coding sequence ATGGCCGACACCCAGACACAGGTGGCCCCCACACCAACCATGAGGATGGCAACTGCAGAGGacctgcccctccctccacccccagccctggAGGATCTGCCACTGCCGCCACCCAAGGAATCCTTCTCCAAGTTCCATCAGCAGCGGCAAGCTAGTGAGCTCCGCCGCCTCTACAGGCACATCCACCCTGAGCTCCGCAAGAATCTGGCTGAGGCTGTGGCCGAGGATCTGGCTGAGGTCCTGGGCTCTGAGGAACCCACCGAGGGTGACGTTCAGTGCATGCGCTGGATCTTTGAGAACTGGAGACTGGATGCCATTGGAGATCACGAGAGGCCAGCTGCCAAGGAGCCCGTGCTGTGTGGTGACGTCCAGGCCACCTCCCGCAAGTTTGAGGAAGGCTCCTTTGCCAACAGCACAGACCAGGAGCCAACCAGGCCCCAGCCAGGTGGAGGAGACGTTCGTGCAGCCCGCTGGCTATTTGAGACAAAGCCACTGGACGAGCTGACAGGGCAGGCCAAGGAACTGGAGGCCACTGTGAGGGAGCCTGCAGCCAGCGGAGATGTGCAGGGTACCAGGATGCTCTTTGAGACGCGGCCACTGGACCGCCTGGGCTCCCGCCCCTCCCTGCAGGAGCAGAGCCCCTTGGAACTGCGCTCAGAGATCCAGGAGCTGAAGGGTGATGTGAAAAAGACAGTGAAGCTCTTCCAAACGGAGCCCCTGTGTGCCATCCAGGATGCAGAGGGCGCCATCCATGAGGTCAAGGCCGCATGCCGGGAGGAGATCCAAAGCAACGCAGTGAGGTCTGCCCGCTGGCTCTTTGAGACCCGGCCTCTGGACGCCATCAACCAGGACCCCAGCCAGGTGCGGGTGATCCGGGGGATTTCCCTGGAGGAGGGGGCCCGGCCCGACGTCAGTGCAACTCGCTGGATCTTTGAGACGCAGCCCCTGGATGCCATCCGGGAGATCTTGGTAGATGAGAAGGACTTCCAGCCATCCCCAGACCTTATCCCACCTGGTCCAGATGTTCAGCAGCAGCGGCATCTGTTTGAGACCCGAGCGCTGGACACTCTGAAGGGGGACGAAGAGGCTGGAGCAGAGGCCCCACCCAAGGAGGAAGTGGTCCCTGGTGATGTCCGCTCCACCCTGTGGCTATTTGAAACAAAGCCCCTGGATGCTTTCAGAGACAAGGTCCAAGTGGGTCACCTACAGCGAGTGAATCCCCAGGACGGTGAGGGGCATCTATCCAGTGACAGCTCCTCAGCACTGCCCTTCTCTCAGAGTGCCCCCCAGAGGGATGGGCTAAAGGGGGATGTGAAGACTTTTAAGAACCTTTTTGAGACCCTTCCTTTGGACAGCATTGGACAGGGTGAGGTTCTGGCCCATGGGAGTCCAAGCAGAGAAGAAGGAACTGATTCTGCTGGGCAGGCCCAGGGCATAGGGTCCCCAGTGTATGCCATGCAGGACAGCAAGGGCCGCCTCCATGCCCTGACCTCTGTTAGCAGAGAGCAGATAGTCGGAGGTGATGTGCAGGGCTACAGGTGGATGTTTGAGACACAGCCCCTAGACCAGCTCGGCCGAAGCCCCAGTACCATCGACGTGGTGCGAGGCATCACCCGGCAGGAAGTGGTGGCTGGGGACGTTGGCACAGCTCGGTGGCTTTTTGAGACTCAGCCCCTGGAGATGATCCACCAACGGGAGCAGCAGGAACGAcagaaagaagaagggaagagtCAGGGAGACCCCCAGCCTGAGGCACCCCCAAAGGGCGATGTGCAGACCATCCGGTGGTTGTTCGAGACTTGCCCAATGAGTGAGTTGGCCGAAAAGCAGGGGTCAGAGGTCACAGATCCCACAGCCAAGGCTGAGGCACAGTCCTGCACCTGGATGTTCAAGCCCCAACCTGTGGACAGGCCAGTGGGCTCCAGGGAGCAGCACCTGCAGGTTAGCCAGGTCCCGGCTggggaaagacagacagacagacacgtCTTTGAGACCGAGCCTCTTCAGGCCTCAGGCCGTCCCTGTGGAAGAGGGCCTGTGAGATACTGCAGCCGTGTGGAGATCCCTTCAGGGCAGGTGTCTCGTCAGAAAGAGGTTTTTCAGGCCCTGGAGGCAGGCAAGAAGGAAGAACAGGAGCCCCGGGTAATCGCTGGGTCCATCCCCGCGGGTTCTGTCCACAAGTTCACTTGGCTTTTTGAGAATTGTCCCATGGGCTCCCTGGCAGCTGAGAGCATACAAGGGGGCAACCTCCTGGAAGAGCAGCCCATGAGCCCCTCAGGCAACAGGATGCAAGAGAGCCAGGAGACTGCAGCTGAGGGGACCCTGCGGACTCTGCATGCCACACCTGGCATCCTGCACCATGGAGGCATCCTCATGGAGGCCCGAGGGCCAGGGGAGCTCTGTCTTGCCAAGTATGTGCTCTCGGGCACAGGGCAGGGGCACCCTTATATACGAAAGGAGGAGCTGGTGTCAGGTGAACTTCCCAGGATCATCTGCCAAGTCCTGCGCCGGCCAGATGTGGACCAGCAGGGGCTGCTGGTGCAGGAAGACCCAACTGGCCAGCTCCAACTCAAGCCGCTGAGGCTGCCAACTCCAGGCAGCAGTGGGAATATTGAAGACATGGACCCTGAGCTCCAGCAGCTGCTGGCTTGCGGTCTTGGGACCTCCGTGGCAAGGACTGGGCTGGTGATGCAGGAGACAGAGCAGGGCCTGGTCGCACTGACTGCCTACTCTCTGCAGCCCCGGCTAACTAGCAAGGCCTCTGAGAGGAGCAGCGTGCAGCTGTTGGCCAGCTGCATAGATAAAGGAGACCTGAGTGGCCTGCACAGTCTGCGGTGGGAGCCCCCGGCTGACCCGAGTCCAATGCCAGCCAGCGAGGGGGCCCAGAGCCTGCCCCCAACTGAGAGCATCATCCATGTTCCCCCACTGGACCCCAGCATGGGGATGGGGCATCTGAGAGCCTCAGGGGCCACCCCTTGCCCTCCTCAGGCCATTGGAAAGGCAGTCCCTCTGGCTGGGGAAGCTGCAGCACCAGCCCAATTGCAAAACACAGAAAAGCAGGAAGACAGTCACTCTGGACAGAAAGGGATGGCAGTCTTGGGAAAGTCAGAAGGAGCCACGACTACCCCTCCGGGGCCTGGGGCCCCAGACCTTCTGGCCGCCATGCAGAGTCTGCGGATGGCAACAGCTGAAGCCCAGAGCCTGCACCAGCAAGTTCTGAACAAGCACAAGCAGGGCCCCACCCCAACAGCCACTTCCAACCCCATCCAGGACGGTCTTCGGAAAGCTGGGGCTACCCAAAGCAACATAAGGCCTGGGGGTGGAAGTGATCCCCGGATCCCAGCAGCCCCCAGAAAGGTCAGTAGGGAAGAGCAAGCACTACCCAGAGGGCTGCCTGGGGGGTGGGTGACAATTCAGGATGGCATCTACACCGCTCATCCCGTGAGGACCTTTGACCCACCTCGGGGTGTCCAGCTTTCTCAGAGGGAACCCCAGTCAAGGCACAGGGAGACTGCCTTCTCAGTCCAGGCTCCCCGCCCACTCCAGGGAGGCCCAGGTCAGAGTACTGGGCCAGGGCGGGAGGAGCCTGGGGGCTGCACACAGATGGCCTGGGGGCCACCAGGGAAGGCGATGGCAGAAGTCTGCCCAGGGGGCCTCCAAGCTGCAGAGACCACCCTGAAGACTGCCCCTCTAGGCCGCCACATTCTGGCCTCTGGGCCCCAAGCTGCAGGTGCCAGCCCGCACCCCCATAATGCctttgttcctcctcctcctactctCCCAGCTGCTGTGACAGGACCTGACTTTCCAGCCGGAGCCCACCGTGATGAGGACTCCATCCAGCAGGCCTCTGAGCCCCTGAAGGACCCCCTTCTTCACTCCCACAGCAGCCCTGCTGGCCAGAGAACCCCTGGAGGGTCACAGACAAAGACCCCAAAACTGGACCCCACCATGCCCCCAAAGAAGAAGCCGCAGCTGCCCCCTAAACCTGCACACCTAACCCAGAGCCACCCTCCTCAGAGGCTGCCCAAGCCCTTGCCTCTATCTCCCAGCTTTTCCTCGGAGGTGGGGCAAAGAGAACACCAACGAGGTGAGAGAGATACAGCCATCCCTCAGCCAGCCAACGTTCCCACTACTGTAGACCAGGGCCACATACCTCTGGCCAGATGTCCCAGTGGACATAGCCAGCCCAGCTTACAACATGGCCTCAGCACCACGGCCCCCAGGCCCACCAAGAATCAGGCTACAGGCAGCAATGCCCAGAGCTCTGAGCCCCCCAAGCTCAATGCCCTCAACTGTGATCCCACCTCACCACAGTGGGGCCTCGGCCCCTCAGGAGAGCAGCCCATGGAAGGTTCCCACCAAGGGGCCCCTGAGAGCCCTGACAGTCTGCAAAGAAACCAGAAAGAGCTCCAGGGCCTCCTGAACCAGGTGCAAGCCCTGGAGAAGGAGGCCGCAAGCAGTGTGGACGTGCAGGCCCTGCAGAGGTTCTTTGAGGCCATGCCCCAGCTGGGAGGGGCTGCTCCTCAGGCTCCTGCTGCCCACCAAAAGCCCGAGGCCTCAGTGGAGCAGGCCTTTGGGGAGCTGACACGGGTCAGCACGGAAGTTGCTCAACTGAAGGAACAGACCTTGGCAAGGCTGCTGGACATTGAAGAGGCTGTGCACAAGGCACTCAGCTCCATGTCTAGCCTCCAGCCTGAGGCCAGTGCCAGAGGCCATTTCCAGGGACCTCCAAAAGACCACAGTGCCCACAAGATCAGTGTCACAGTCAGCAGTAgcgccaggcccagtggctcaggcCAGGAGGTCGGAGGTCAAACCGCAGTCAAGAACCAAGCCAAGGTTGAATGccacactgaggcccagagtcaAGTCAAGATCAGAAATCACACAGAGGCCAGAGGTCACACAGCCTCAACTGCCCCTTCCACCAGGAGGCAGGAGACATCAAGAGAGTATTTGTGCCCTCCTCGGGTTTTACCTTCCAGCCGagattctccctcctccccaacaTTTATCTCCATCCAGTCGGCCACAAGGAAGCCTCTAGAGACTCCCAGCTTTAAGGGCAACCCTGATGTCTCAGTGAAAAGCACACAACTGGCTCAGGACATAGGCCAGGCCCTGCTCCACCAGAAAGGTGTCCAAGACAAAACTGGGAAGAAGGACGTCACCCAGTGCTCTGTGCAACCTGAACCTGCCCCTCCCTCAGCCAGTCCCCTGCCCAGAGGGCGGCAAAAGAGTGTTCTGGAGCTACAGACGGGGCCAGGGAGCTCACAACACTATGGAGCCATGAGAACCGTGACTGAACAGTATGAGGAGGTGGACCAGTTTGGGAACACAGTCCTCATGTCTTCCACCACAGTCACCGAGCAGGCAGAGCCACCCAGGAACCCAGGCTCCCACCTCGGGCTCCGCGCCTCCCCCTTGCTGAGGCAGTTCCTGCACAGCCCAGCTGGGTTCAGCAGTGACCTGACAGAAGCTGAGACGGTGCAGGTGTCCTGCAGCTACTCCCAGCCAGCTGCCCAGTGA
- the XIRP1 gene encoding xin actin-binding repeat-containing protein 1 isoform X2 translates to MADTQTQVAPTPTMRMATAEDLPLPPPPALEDLPLPPPKESFSKFHQQRQASELRRLYRHIHPELRKNLAEAVAEDLAEVLGSEEPTEGDVQCMRWIFENWRLDAIGDHERPAAKEPVLCGDVQATSRKFEEGSFANSTDQEPTRPQPGGGDVRAARWLFETKPLDELTGQAKELEATVREPAASGDVQGTRMLFETRPLDRLGSRPSLQEQSPLELRSEIQELKGDVKKTVKLFQTEPLCAIQDAEGAIHEVKAACREEIQSNAVRSARWLFETRPLDAINQDPSQVRVIRGISLEEGARPDVSATRWIFETQPLDAIREILVDEKDFQPSPDLIPPGPDVQQQRHLFETRALDTLKGDEEAGAEAPPKEEVVPGDVRSTLWLFETKPLDAFRDKVQVGHLQRVNPQDGEGHLSSDSSSALPFSQSAPQRDGLKGDVKTFKNLFETLPLDSIGQGEVLAHGSPSREEGTDSAGQAQGIGSPVYAMQDSKGRLHALTSVSREQIVGGDVQGYRWMFETQPLDQLGRSPSTIDVVRGITRQEVVAGDVGTARWLFETQPLEMIHQREQQERQKEEGKSQGDPQPEAPPKGDVQTIRWLFETCPMSELAEKQGSEVTDPTAKAEAQSCTWMFKPQPVDRPVGSREQHLQVSQVPAGERQTDRHVFETEPLQASGRPCGRGPVRYCSRVEIPSGQVSRQKEVFQALEAGKKEEQEPRVIAGSIPAGSVHKFTWLFENCPMGSLAAESIQGGNLLEEQPMSPSGNRMQESQETAAEGTLRTLHATPGILHHGGILMEARGPGELCLAKYVLSGTGQGHPYIRKEELVSGELPRIICQVLRRPDVDQQGLLVQEDPTGQLQLKPLRLPTPGSSGNIEDMDPELQQLLACGLGTSVARTGLVMQETEQGLVALTAYSLQPRLTSKASERSSVQLLASCIDKGDLSGLHSLRWEPPADPSPMPASEGAQSLPPTESIIHVPPLDPSMGMGHLRASGATPCPPQAIGKAVPLAGEAAAPAQLQNTEKQEDSHSGQKGMAVLGKSEGATTTPPGPGAPDLLAAMQSLRMATAEAQSLHQQVLNKHKQGPTPTATSNPIQDGLRKAGATQSNIRPGGGSDPRIPAAPRKLL, encoded by the exons ATGGCCGACACCCAGACACAGGTGGCCCCCACACCAACCATGAGGATGGCAACTGCAGAGGacctgcccctccctccacccccagccctggAGGATCTGCCACTGCCGCCACCCAAGGAATCCTTCTCCAAGTTCCATCAGCAGCGGCAAGCTAGTGAGCTCCGCCGCCTCTACAGGCACATCCACCCTGAGCTCCGCAAGAATCTGGCTGAGGCTGTGGCCGAGGATCTGGCTGAGGTCCTGGGCTCTGAGGAACCCACCGAGGGTGACGTTCAGTGCATGCGCTGGATCTTTGAGAACTGGAGACTGGATGCCATTGGAGATCACGAGAGGCCAGCTGCCAAGGAGCCCGTGCTGTGTGGTGACGTCCAGGCCACCTCCCGCAAGTTTGAGGAAGGCTCCTTTGCCAACAGCACAGACCAGGAGCCAACCAGGCCCCAGCCAGGTGGAGGAGACGTTCGTGCAGCCCGCTGGCTATTTGAGACAAAGCCACTGGACGAGCTGACAGGGCAGGCCAAGGAACTGGAGGCCACTGTGAGGGAGCCTGCAGCCAGCGGAGATGTGCAGGGTACCAGGATGCTCTTTGAGACGCGGCCACTGGACCGCCTGGGCTCCCGCCCCTCCCTGCAGGAGCAGAGCCCCTTGGAACTGCGCTCAGAGATCCAGGAGCTGAAGGGTGATGTGAAAAAGACAGTGAAGCTCTTCCAAACGGAGCCCCTGTGTGCCATCCAGGATGCAGAGGGCGCCATCCATGAGGTCAAGGCCGCATGCCGGGAGGAGATCCAAAGCAACGCAGTGAGGTCTGCCCGCTGGCTCTTTGAGACCCGGCCTCTGGACGCCATCAACCAGGACCCCAGCCAGGTGCGGGTGATCCGGGGGATTTCCCTGGAGGAGGGGGCCCGGCCCGACGTCAGTGCAACTCGCTGGATCTTTGAGACGCAGCCCCTGGATGCCATCCGGGAGATCTTGGTAGATGAGAAGGACTTCCAGCCATCCCCAGACCTTATCCCACCTGGTCCAGATGTTCAGCAGCAGCGGCATCTGTTTGAGACCCGAGCGCTGGACACTCTGAAGGGGGACGAAGAGGCTGGAGCAGAGGCCCCACCCAAGGAGGAAGTGGTCCCTGGTGATGTCCGCTCCACCCTGTGGCTATTTGAAACAAAGCCCCTGGATGCTTTCAGAGACAAGGTCCAAGTGGGTCACCTACAGCGAGTGAATCCCCAGGACGGTGAGGGGCATCTATCCAGTGACAGCTCCTCAGCACTGCCCTTCTCTCAGAGTGCCCCCCAGAGGGATGGGCTAAAGGGGGATGTGAAGACTTTTAAGAACCTTTTTGAGACCCTTCCTTTGGACAGCATTGGACAGGGTGAGGTTCTGGCCCATGGGAGTCCAAGCAGAGAAGAAGGAACTGATTCTGCTGGGCAGGCCCAGGGCATAGGGTCCCCAGTGTATGCCATGCAGGACAGCAAGGGCCGCCTCCATGCCCTGACCTCTGTTAGCAGAGAGCAGATAGTCGGAGGTGATGTGCAGGGCTACAGGTGGATGTTTGAGACACAGCCCCTAGACCAGCTCGGCCGAAGCCCCAGTACCATCGACGTGGTGCGAGGCATCACCCGGCAGGAAGTGGTGGCTGGGGACGTTGGCACAGCTCGGTGGCTTTTTGAGACTCAGCCCCTGGAGATGATCCACCAACGGGAGCAGCAGGAACGAcagaaagaagaagggaagagtCAGGGAGACCCCCAGCCTGAGGCACCCCCAAAGGGCGATGTGCAGACCATCCGGTGGTTGTTCGAGACTTGCCCAATGAGTGAGTTGGCCGAAAAGCAGGGGTCAGAGGTCACAGATCCCACAGCCAAGGCTGAGGCACAGTCCTGCACCTGGATGTTCAAGCCCCAACCTGTGGACAGGCCAGTGGGCTCCAGGGAGCAGCACCTGCAGGTTAGCCAGGTCCCGGCTggggaaagacagacagacagacacgtCTTTGAGACCGAGCCTCTTCAGGCCTCAGGCCGTCCCTGTGGAAGAGGGCCTGTGAGATACTGCAGCCGTGTGGAGATCCCTTCAGGGCAGGTGTCTCGTCAGAAAGAGGTTTTTCAGGCCCTGGAGGCAGGCAAGAAGGAAGAACAGGAGCCCCGGGTAATCGCTGGGTCCATCCCCGCGGGTTCTGTCCACAAGTTCACTTGGCTTTTTGAGAATTGTCCCATGGGCTCCCTGGCAGCTGAGAGCATACAAGGGGGCAACCTCCTGGAAGAGCAGCCCATGAGCCCCTCAGGCAACAGGATGCAAGAGAGCCAGGAGACTGCAGCTGAGGGGACCCTGCGGACTCTGCATGCCACACCTGGCATCCTGCACCATGGAGGCATCCTCATGGAGGCCCGAGGGCCAGGGGAGCTCTGTCTTGCCAAGTATGTGCTCTCGGGCACAGGGCAGGGGCACCCTTATATACGAAAGGAGGAGCTGGTGTCAGGTGAACTTCCCAGGATCATCTGCCAAGTCCTGCGCCGGCCAGATGTGGACCAGCAGGGGCTGCTGGTGCAGGAAGACCCAACTGGCCAGCTCCAACTCAAGCCGCTGAGGCTGCCAACTCCAGGCAGCAGTGGGAATATTGAAGACATGGACCCTGAGCTCCAGCAGCTGCTGGCTTGCGGTCTTGGGACCTCCGTGGCAAGGACTGGGCTGGTGATGCAGGAGACAGAGCAGGGCCTGGTCGCACTGACTGCCTACTCTCTGCAGCCCCGGCTAACTAGCAAGGCCTCTGAGAGGAGCAGCGTGCAGCTGTTGGCCAGCTGCATAGATAAAGGAGACCTGAGTGGCCTGCACAGTCTGCGGTGGGAGCCCCCGGCTGACCCGAGTCCAATGCCAGCCAGCGAGGGGGCCCAGAGCCTGCCCCCAACTGAGAGCATCATCCATGTTCCCCCACTGGACCCCAGCATGGGGATGGGGCATCTGAGAGCCTCAGGGGCCACCCCTTGCCCTCCTCAGGCCATTGGAAAGGCAGTCCCTCTGGCTGGGGAAGCTGCAGCACCAGCCCAATTGCAAAACACAGAAAAGCAGGAAGACAGTCACTCTGGACAGAAAGGGATGGCAGTCTTGGGAAAGTCAGAAGGAGCCACGACTACCCCTCCGGGGCCTGGGGCCCCAGACCTTCTGGCCGCCATGCAGAGTCTGCGGATGGCAACAGCTGAAGCCCAGAGCCTGCACCAGCAAGTTCTGAACAAGCACAAGCAGGGCCCCACCCCAACAGCCACTTCCAACCCCATCCAGGACGGTCTTCGGAAAGCTGGGGCTACCCAAAGCAACATAAGGCCTGGGGGTGGAAGTGATCCCCGGATCCCAGCAGCCCCCAGAAAG CTGCTGTGA